In a single window of the Haliaeetus albicilla chromosome 25, bHalAlb1.1, whole genome shotgun sequence genome:
- the SULT1C4 gene encoding sulfotransferase 1C4, with amino-acid sequence MALDKMEDLSLKEPLRQVEIGEVEGIPFTKTMCTRWDQVWKFKARPDDLLIATYAKAGTTWTQEIVDMIQQNGDVEKCRRATTYRRHPFLEWSMQESSAASYSGLELAEAMPSPRTIKTHLPVQLVPPSFWEQNCKIIYVARNAKDNLVSYYHFHRMNKGMPDPGTWEEFIEKFMTGKVLWGSWYDHVKGWWKAKDKHRILYLFYEDMKENPKQEIQKILKFLERDVNQEVLNKILHYTSFEIMKGNPMTNYTKEFQGIMDHSVSPFMRKGAVGDWKNHFTVAQDKKFDEDYKKKMADTSLVFRTEL; translated from the exons ATGGCCCTGGATAAAATGGAAGATTTGAGTCTGAAAGAGCCACTGCGCCAAGTTGAGATAGGTGAAGTGGAAGGTATTCCCTTCACAAAAACAATGTGCACCAGATGGGACCAAGTGTGGAAGTTCAAAGCCAGACCTGATGATCTGCTGATCGCAACCTATGCAAAAGCAG gTACCACATGGACACAGGAGATAGTAGATATGATTCAACAAAATGGAGATGTTGAGAAGTGTAGACGTGCCACTACTTACAGACGCCACCCTTTCCTTGAGTGGTCTATGCAAGAGTCTTCAGCCGCAAGTTACTCAG GTCTGGAGTTAGCTGAAGCTATGCCTTCTCCACGAACAATAAAAACTCATCTCCCCGTGCAGCTGGTGCCTCCCTCCTTCTGGGAACAAAACTGTAAG ATAATCTATGTGGCAAGAAATGCAAAAGACAACCTGGTGTCGTACTACCATTTCCACAGAATGAATAAAGGAATGCCTGACCCAGGAACCTGGGAGGAGTTCATAGAGAAATTCATGACTGGAAAAG TGCTGTGGGGTTCCTGGTATGACCATGTGAAAGGATGGTGGAAGGCAAAAGATAAGCACCGTATTCTCTACCTCTTCTATGAAGACATGAAGGAG AATCCAAAGCAAGAAATTCAGAAGATTCTGAAGTTCCTGGAGAGGGACGTGAATCAGGAGGTTCTGAACAAGATACTCCATTACACCTCGTTTGAGATAATGAAGGGAAACCCTATGACAAACTACACTAAAGAGTTTCAGGGAATAATGGATCACTCCGTTTCCCCATTCATGAGAAAAG GGGCTGTCGGGGACTGGAAGAATCATTTCACTGTGGCACAGGATAAGAAATTTGATGAAGATTATAAGAAGAAAATGGCTGATACCTCTCTTGTTTTTCGCACAGAATTGTGA